One genomic segment of Candidatus Nealsonbacteria bacterium includes these proteins:
- a CDS encoding 50S ribosomal protein L25, protein MLTLDVKIREILGKKTKSPRKTGLLPAILYGPKIKNIPLKVDFKEFEKVYQGAGESSLIQLQVDGKKFLVLIHSVEIDAISQKPIHIDFYQPKLDEEITATVPLIFEGMAPVVKELGGTLVKNIYELEVKALPQNLPHEIKVDISKLKAFEDNILIKDLIVSKEVKILKAPDEMVAFVSEPEKIEEELEKPIEEKVEKVEKVEEKKKEEAEEEK, encoded by the coding sequence ATGTTGACTTTAGATGTTAAAATTCGCGAAATTCTCGGAAAAAAAACAAAATCCCCGAGAAAAACCGGTCTTCTGCCGGCAATATTATACGGACCAAAAATAAAAAATATTCCCTTAAAAGTTGATTTCAAAGAATTTGAAAAAGTTTATCAAGGAGCCGGAGAAAGCTCTTTGATTCAGCTTCAAGTAGATGGTAAGAAATTTTTGGTTTTGATTCATAGTGTTGAAATTGACGCCATTTCTCAAAAACCCATTCATATTGATTTTTATCAGCCGAAATTAGACGAAGAGATTACGGCAACCGTTCCTTTGATTTTTGAAGGAATGGCACCGGTGGTAAAGGAATTAGGAGGAACTTTGGTTAAAAATATTTATGAGTTGGAAGTAAAAGCCCTGCCCCAAAACCTTCCTCACGAAATTAAAGTGGATATAAGCAAGCTAAAAGCATTTGAGGATAATATTTTAATTAAAGATTTAATTGTTTCAAAAGAAGTAAAAATTCTCAAAGCGCCCGACGAAATGGTTGCTTTTGTTTCAGAGCCGGAAAAAATAGAAGAGGAATTAGAAAAACCAATTGAAGAGAAAGTGGAGAAAGTGGAGAAAGTTGAGGAAAAGAAAAAAGAAGAGGCAGAAGAGGAGAAATAA
- a CDS encoding class II fructose-bisphosphate aldolase family protein, translating into MKIKNLKHYFKKAEKEKWAIGQFNFSTLEQLKGILKAAQKLKSPLILGTSEKESRFFGLEEAVNLVKIYQKKLKLPVFLNLDHGKSLSYTKEAIKAGYDSVHFDGSELPIRENIKISREIREYARKKNVFFEGELEKIARVGEKGILTDPCLALKFVKETGIDGLAISIGNVHGIEFSGLNPDLNLEKLKEIREKLKNKVFLVLHGGSGTKKEDLKKAINLGIVKININTELRMAYKQTLKKSILENRKELRPYQYLLPVIQAIEKAAKEKILLFGSSRRK; encoded by the coding sequence ATGAAAATAAAAAATTTAAAACATTATTTTAAAAAAGCGGAAAAAGAAAAATGGGCAATCGGCCAATTTAATTTTTCAACCCTTGAACAATTAAAAGGAATTTTAAAAGCGGCTCAAAAATTAAAATCCCCCTTAATTTTGGGAACATCGGAAAAAGAAAGCCGTTTTTTCGGATTAGAGGAAGCAGTAAATTTGGTTAAAATTTATCAAAAAAAATTGAAACTTCCTGTTTTTTTAAACCTTGACCATGGAAAATCTTTAAGTTATACTAAAGAAGCGATAAAAGCCGGCTATGACTCCGTTCATTTTGACGGTTCGGAATTGCCAATTAGAGAAAATATAAAAATCAGCCGAGAAATTAGAGAATATGCCCGAAAAAAAAATGTATTTTTTGAGGGAGAATTGGAAAAAATAGCCAGGGTTGGAGAAAAAGGAATTTTGACCGACCCTTGTTTAGCCCTAAAATTTGTCAAAGAAACAGGAATAGATGGTTTAGCCATTTCAATTGGCAATGTTCACGGAATTGAATTTTCCGGCTTAAATCCCGATTTGAATTTGGAAAAATTAAAAGAAATAAGAGAAAAATTAAAAAATAAGGTCTTTTTGGTATTACACGGCGGCTCGGGTACCAAAAAAGAAGATTTAAAAAAGGCAATAAATTTGGGGATTGTTAAAATAAATATCAATACGGAATTAAGAATGGCTTACAAACAGACCCTAAAAAAATCAATTTTGGAAAACCGGAAAGAATTAAGACCTTACCAGTATCTTTTACCAGTAATTCAGGCAATTGAAAAAGCGGCCAAAGAAAAGATTTTATTATTTGGCAGCAGTAGAAGAAAATAG
- the rpsB gene encoding 30S ribosomal protein S2, with the protein MEEIKKDEFKIDVEEMAQLGIHFGHRTSKTHPKMEPYLFGKKNTVHLIDLEKTKDKLEKALQFIRQLVLEGKTLVFVGTKIQIKELLKNIALECGFPYVNERWLGGTFTNFEIIKKRIEYFKDLEKKKTKEEFEKYTKKERAEIEKELIVLDKKFGGIKNLEKLPEAIFVLDMKKDALSIKEAREKGIKVIGISDTNVDPNLADYPIPANDDAISSVKYILEKVREVILNAKLKAKNEKPQPKTQS; encoded by the coding sequence ATGGAGGAAATAAAAAAAGACGAATTTAAAATTGATGTTGAGGAGATGGCTCAACTGGGAATTCATTTCGGTCACCGAACTTCAAAAACCCATCCCAAAATGGAGCCCTATTTATTTGGAAAAAAAAATACGGTTCATCTTATTGATTTGGAAAAAACGAAAGATAAATTGGAAAAAGCCCTTCAATTTATTCGGCAATTAGTTTTAGAAGGGAAAACTTTAGTTTTTGTTGGAACAAAAATTCAAATAAAAGAATTGTTGAAAAATATTGCCTTAGAGTGCGGTTTTCCTTATGTTAATGAACGTTGGTTAGGAGGAACTTTTACTAATTTTGAAATAATAAAAAAAAGAATTGAATATTTTAAAGATTTAGAAAAGAAAAAAACCAAAGAGGAATTTGAAAAATACACCAAAAAAGAAAGGGCTGAAATTGAAAAAGAGTTAATAGTTTTGGATAAAAAATTCGGCGGAATAAAAAATTTGGAAAAATTACCCGAGGCAATTTTCGTTTTAGATATGAAAAAAGATGCGCTATCCATAAAAGAAGCCCGGGAAAAGGGAATAAAAGTAATTGGCATTTCCGATACCAATGTTGACCCGAATTTAGCCGATTACCCAATACCGGCCAATGATGATGCAATCAGTTCTGTAAAATATATTCTGGAGAAAGTAAGAGAGGTGATTTTAAATGCAAAACTTAAAGCGAAAAACGAAAAACCACAGCCTAAAACTCAAAGCTAA
- the tsf gene encoding translation elongation factor Ts, with protein sequence MINISQIKQLREETDISITECKKALEKSGGDIDKAKEILKKWGKVLVEKKIKREVKQGIIDSYIHSNKKIGVLLELNCETDFVAKSKDFQNLAHELCLQIAGFEGNSPILEQSWIRDESKKIKDLIDEYIVKLGENVVLKRFIRYEI encoded by the coding sequence ATGATAAATATTAGCCAAATCAAACAATTAAGAGAGGAAACCGATATTTCAATAACCGAATGCAAAAAGGCCTTGGAAAAATCCGGAGGCGATATTGATAAGGCAAAAGAAATTCTAAAAAAATGGGGCAAGGTATTGGTTGAGAAAAAAATTAAACGAGAAGTTAAACAGGGAATTATAGACAGTTATATCCATTCCAATAAAAAAATCGGGGTCTTGCTGGAACTAAATTGTGAAACTGACTTTGTTGCCAAGTCCAAAGATTTTCAAAACTTAGCTCACGAGTTATGTTTGCAAATCGCCGGTTTTGAAGGAAATTCACCCATTTTAGAACAATCCTGGATAAGGGATGAAAGTAAAAAAATCAAGGACTTAATTGATGAATATATAGTAAAATTGGGAGAAAATGTTGTCCTTAAAAGATTTATTCGTTACGAAATTTAA
- the rpmE gene encoding 50S ribosomal protein L31, producing the protein MKTNIHPKYYEKATVRCACGNVFTVGSTKEIIEVEVCSKCHPFYTGKEKIVDVLGRVEKFRKKLARKEEMKKGRKK; encoded by the coding sequence ATGAAGACAAACATTCATCCAAAATATTACGAGAAGGCAACAGTTCGCTGCGCCTGCGGGAATGTATTTACTGTTGGTTCAACCAAGGAAATTATTGAAGTTGAGGTTTGCTCAAAATGCCATCCCTTTTATACCGGAAAAGAAAAAATCGTTGATGTTCTGGGCCGGGTAGAAAAATTCAGAAAGAAATTGGCAAGAAAGGAAGAAATGAAAAAAGGGCGAAAAAAATAA
- a CDS encoding PCRF domain-containing protein codes for MINESQSVIVEIRAGAGGEEASLFVADLLKMYSRYAFFNHWQQKILDSRPTSLNGFKEIIFEISGNGVFSTMKNEAGVHRVQRIPTTEKSGRIHTSTTSVAVLLKPQKGKITINPNDLKIDTYKSSGPGGQYVNKRMTAVRITHLPSGLVVTSQTERNLQQNRENALSILAARLLEKKEVEERTKVGEERRLQIGKAQRAEKIRTYNFPQNRITDHRLKKSWHNLEKILNGELGIIIKSFEKEKNEATNLQ; via the coding sequence ATGATAAATGAATCACAATCAGTAATTGTTGAAATCAGGGCAGGAGCCGGCGGAGAAGAAGCGTCTCTTTTTGTTGCCGATTTATTAAAAATGTATTCAAGATACGCTTTTTTTAATCATTGGCAACAAAAAATTTTGGATTCTCGTCCAACTTCTTTAAATGGCTTTAAAGAAATTATTTTTGAAATTTCGGGTAACGGAGTTTTTTCAACAATGAAAAATGAGGCCGGGGTTCATCGCGTCCAGAGAATCCCGACCACCGAGAAATCGGGCAGGATTCACACCTCTACGACCTCGGTGGCAGTACTGCTGAAACCCCAGAAAGGAAAAATTACCATAAATCCCAATGACTTAAAAATTGACACCTACAAATCATCGGGTCCTGGCGGTCAATATGTCAACAAAAGAATGACTGCTGTCAGAATCACCCACTTGCCCAGCGGATTGGTAGTTACCTCGCAAACCGAAAGAAACCTGCAGCAAAACAGAGAAAATGCTCTGAGTATCCTGGCAGCCAGGCTTTTAGAAAAAAAAGAGGTGGAGGAGAGGACGAAAGTGGGAGAAGAAAGACGTTTGCAAATCGGCAAGGCCCAGAGAGCGGAAAAAATCAGAACTTATAATTTCCCTCAAAACAGGATTACCGACCACCGCCTGAAAAAATCATGGCATAACCTGGAAAAAATATTAAATGGAGAATTAGGTATAATAATTAAATCTTTCGAAAAAGAAAAAAACGAAGCGACTAATCTTCAATAG
- a CDS encoding lytic murein transglycosylase, translating to MSKFSKILILVLFLAFVLPNFFSFAQTTPREERQALERELREVEERIIEYEKDIQKTEREKRTLRNDIALLRRRIEKLDLQARQSNIMIKDIAIQIKDTEGSIDRTALKINDSKKRIINILRAIYKEEQRSFIEILFFERRLSNFFSNLMTLENLHNKNSELLENIKNLKIRLESQKKSLDQEKEDLARTRKVQLLQKEENVKLRRERDSLLRLTQAQYQQYLRGKEEIKRRAVEIRARIFQLIGVADVPTFGEAYDLAKYVEGITGVRPAFLLAILKQESNIGRNVGQCFLRNPRTGEGVGIRNGRTIQRVMHPRRDAPIFLQITERAGRDPFNTPVSCPMEFGWGGAMGPAQFIPSTWIRYKERVRAITGSADPWNIKDSFVAAGLHLANNGANRRTPEAEWRAAMIYFAGTVNLRFRFYGDSVMRIARGLEGDIRDLERLAQLPKSLAFFKVFIKGAHN from the coding sequence ATGTCTAAATTTTCAAAAATTTTAATACTTGTTTTGTTTCTGGCTTTTGTTTTGCCAAATTTCTTCAGTTTTGCTCAGACGACCCCTCGGGAGGAGCGCCAGGCTTTAGAAAGGGAATTAAGGGAAGTGGAAGAAAGAATTATTGAGTATGAAAAAGATATTCAAAAAACCGAAAGAGAAAAAAGAACCCTTAGAAACGATATTGCTCTTTTAAGAAGGAGGATTGAAAAATTAGACCTTCAGGCTCGTCAAAGCAACATTATGATTAAAGACATTGCCATTCAGATTAAAGATACTGAGGGTTCAATTGACAGAACGGCATTAAAAATTAACGACTCAAAAAAAAGAATAATCAATATCTTGCGGGCAATTTACAAAGAAGAGCAAAGGAGCTTCATTGAAATTTTATTTTTTGAAAGACGCCTCTCTAATTTTTTCAGTAATTTAATGACCCTTGAAAATCTTCATAATAAAAACAGCGAACTTTTAGAAAACATTAAAAATTTAAAAATTCGCCTTGAATCCCAGAAGAAATCTTTAGACCAAGAAAAAGAGGACCTGGCCAGGACGCGCAAAGTCCAACTTTTACAAAAAGAAGAAAACGTCAAATTAAGAAGAGAAAGAGACAGTCTTTTAAGATTGACCCAAGCCCAATATCAGCAGTATCTTAGAGGAAAAGAAGAAATAAAACGAAGAGCAGTTGAAATCAGAGCAAGGATTTTTCAATTAATCGGAGTAGCCGATGTTCCTACCTTTGGCGAGGCCTATGATTTGGCAAAATATGTAGAAGGAATTACCGGAGTGAGGCCGGCCTTTTTATTGGCGATTTTAAAACAAGAGTCCAATATCGGCCGGAATGTTGGTCAGTGTTTTTTAAGAAATCCGAGAACCGGAGAAGGAGTTGGGATTAGAAACGGAAGAACTATCCAAAGAGTGATGCATCCCCGAAGAGACGCGCCTATTTTTCTTCAAATCACCGAGAGAGCGGGCAGAGACCCTTTTAATACTCCGGTTTCTTGTCCGATGGAATTTGGCTGGGGAGGGGCAATGGGGCCGGCTCAATTTATTCCTTCAACCTGGATAAGGTATAAAGAAAGGGTCAGGGCAATTACCGGCAGCGCCGACCCATGGAATATCAAAGATTCTTTTGTGGCCGCTGGCTTGCATTTAGCCAATAATGGGGCGAATAGAAGAACCCCTGAGGCCGAATGGCGGGCGGCAATGATTTATTTTGCCGGAACCGTTAACCTTAGATTTAGGTTTTATGGGGACTCGGTAATGAGAATTGCCAGGGGCCTTGAAGGAGATATAAGGGATTTAGAAAGATTGGCCCAATTGCCAAAATCATTGGCTTTCTTTAAGGTTTTTATCAAGGGCGCTCATAATTGA